The following are encoded together in the Pseudoalteromonas piscicida genome:
- a CDS encoding peptidase domain-containing ABC transporter, giving the protein MEMEHEGAANKLEFWSRKSLPVIIQSEAAECGLASLAMVAGYHGYHTDLTHLRQRFSISIEGCTLLDIMHFAEKLHLTSRPLRIELEDLDALQTPAILHWDMNHFVVLKKANEKRIVIHDPAGGEKTFTMEEASKHFTGVALELTPTKDFEKKEQKASLRFSDFWSRITGLKRSLLLIFMLSILLQVFTLAAPYYIQLVIDDVILTGDTSLLTVLAIGFFLVLLFEIATNALRGFTLLHFGNQMNIQLGANLFHHLVRLPIAYFEKRHMGDVVSRFGSLQQVKQLLTTGVIEAIIDGLMAIITLAMIFFYSPMLSAVVLVAVITYAIIRMAMYKPFRNISEQEIMARAEENSNFMETVRGIQTIKLFGSEVKREGQWQNRYASAINHNIRLGNFKIGYDAINRALFGIENIIVVYLAAHLVIAGGFSTGMLFAFMSYKRQFMDKTANLIEKLIEFKMLGLHFDRIADIALTDKEELQPDQYRKLNIEGKIEVKNLSFAYSDATPNVIEKLNLTINAGESVAITGPSGCGKSTLLKLMLGLNKPSSGEILVDGISLSQIGARQYRQQIAAVMQDDELLSGTVADNIAFFDSPINMEKVVHCAQLAAIHDDISDMPMGYDSLIGDMGSSLSGGQKQRIILARALYKDPKILFMDEATSHLDTGLEEDINDAVSRLKITRIIIAHRKETIVSADREIKLKKPEKMNAEVEESTSE; this is encoded by the coding sequence ATGGAAATGGAACATGAAGGCGCAGCCAATAAGTTAGAGTTTTGGTCGCGGAAATCTTTACCAGTGATCATCCAATCAGAAGCGGCAGAGTGTGGCCTCGCGAGTCTTGCTATGGTTGCTGGATATCACGGCTATCACACTGATTTAACTCACTTAAGGCAGCGTTTTAGTATTTCAATCGAAGGCTGTACGCTGCTCGACATTATGCACTTTGCTGAAAAGCTCCATTTAACTTCAAGGCCTCTGCGAATTGAGCTTGAAGATCTAGATGCGCTGCAAACACCGGCAATTTTACATTGGGACATGAACCATTTTGTGGTGCTTAAGAAGGCCAACGAAAAGCGCATTGTGATCCATGATCCCGCTGGTGGCGAAAAAACCTTTACGATGGAAGAAGCCTCCAAGCATTTTACTGGCGTGGCTTTGGAGTTAACGCCAACCAAAGACTTCGAAAAGAAAGAACAAAAAGCGAGTCTTAGATTTTCCGATTTTTGGAGCCGTATTACGGGCTTAAAACGCTCGTTGTTACTTATTTTTATGCTTTCCATTTTGCTGCAAGTGTTTACGCTAGCAGCACCCTATTATATTCAGCTGGTTATAGATGATGTCATACTTACTGGTGACACCTCACTCTTGACGGTGCTTGCGATTGGGTTCTTTTTAGTACTGCTTTTTGAAATCGCCACCAATGCACTGCGTGGCTTTACCTTGCTGCACTTTGGTAATCAGATGAATATTCAATTGGGGGCGAACCTATTTCACCACTTAGTGCGCTTACCCATCGCCTATTTTGAGAAGCGCCATATGGGAGATGTCGTGTCTCGCTTCGGCTCTCTTCAGCAAGTAAAGCAGCTCCTTACAACTGGGGTCATTGAGGCGATTATTGATGGCTTAATGGCGATTATTACCTTAGCGATGATTTTCTTTTATAGTCCTATGCTATCCGCTGTGGTGTTGGTGGCTGTGATCACTTACGCGATTATCAGAATGGCCATGTATAAGCCATTTCGCAATATCAGTGAGCAAGAAATCATGGCGCGCGCGGAAGAAAATTCCAACTTTATGGAAACGGTACGCGGGATCCAAACGATTAAATTATTTGGCTCAGAAGTAAAGCGAGAAGGACAGTGGCAAAATCGCTACGCTAGTGCGATTAACCACAATATCCGCTTGGGTAATTTTAAAATTGGCTATGACGCGATTAACCGCGCGCTATTTGGTATTGAGAATATCATTGTGGTTTATTTGGCGGCGCACTTGGTAATTGCAGGTGGATTTAGTACCGGTATGCTGTTTGCTTTTATGTCTTACAAGCGCCAGTTTATGGATAAGACCGCAAATCTTATAGAAAAGCTCATTGAGTTTAAGATGTTAGGCCTCCACTTTGACCGTATCGCTGATATTGCTTTAACGGATAAAGAAGAGTTACAACCAGATCAATATCGCAAACTGAATATCGAAGGCAAAATTGAAGTAAAAAATTTGTCGTTCGCATATTCAGACGCAACACCAAATGTTATTGAAAAACTAAACTTAACAATCAATGCGGGCGAGTCAGTAGCAATTACAGGGCCTTCTGGTTGCGGTAAGTCGACGCTACTTAAGTTAATGCTGGGGCTAAATAAACCATCCAGCGGTGAGATTCTGGTGGATGGTATATCTCTTAGCCAAATTGGCGCGAGACAATACCGCCAGCAGATTGCAGCGGTAATGCAGGATGATGAGCTTCTATCCGGTACTGTGGCCGATAATATCGCCTTTTTTGATTCACCAATCAATATGGAAAAAGTGGTGCATTGTGCTCAATTAGCAGCTATCCATGATGATATCAGCGATATGCCAATGGGGTATGACAGCTTGATTGGTGACATGGGGTCGAGCTTATCTGGAGGACAGAAACAGCGGATCATCTTGGCGCGTGCCCTGTATAAAGATCCGAAAATTCTGTTTATGGATGAAGCAACGAGTCACCTTGATACGGGGTTGGAAGAGGATATCAATGATGCGGTGTCTCGGTTGAAGATAACGCGTATTATCATCGCGCACCGAAAAGAAACCATTGTCTCAGCGGATCGGGAAATCAAGCTCAAAAAGCCTGAAAAGATGAACGCAGAGGTTGAAGAGTCTACCTCGGAATAG
- a CDS encoding ATP-grasp domain-containing protein, with protein sequence MAIIVMGQVEDAHTQHMFQQLKRCRDEVYHFQSHDFPSKCQLSFDFVDNKHSISLACGTQISLDDIEAVYWRNFSGVSDESTRENVGSLDSLAAQDSMATIRTWMQLNNSTRWFNSWAAYQYHLEKPRQLARVKELGCLVPSTYIGNELQAIQAAYKAFDKAIFKPVYGGAYTEWLTAQHIDPEHALVALQKSPITVQEYIEGTNVRTFVVDGRVASVAIDSNSVDFREDDLASMRLVNTPLSIKNQAIAVTKALQLNWTAIDWRRTATGEYYFLEANPSPMFLGVEERTEVPITKWLIDAMTERKKK encoded by the coding sequence ATGGCAATTATTGTTATGGGACAAGTTGAAGATGCTCATACCCAGCATATGTTTCAACAGTTAAAGCGCTGTCGAGATGAGGTATACCATTTTCAATCACATGATTTTCCGTCAAAGTGTCAGTTGAGTTTTGATTTCGTAGATAATAAACATTCGATAAGTCTAGCCTGTGGAACACAGATTTCTCTTGATGATATTGAGGCTGTGTACTGGCGAAATTTTTCTGGGGTGAGTGATGAATCGACACGTGAGAATGTGGGCAGTTTGGATAGCTTAGCAGCACAGGACAGCATGGCTACTATCCGCACTTGGATGCAATTAAACAATAGTACTCGCTGGTTTAATAGCTGGGCGGCATATCAATATCATTTGGAGAAACCGAGGCAGTTGGCCAGAGTAAAAGAGCTCGGCTGTCTGGTGCCTAGTACTTATATTGGTAATGAGCTTCAAGCGATCCAAGCGGCATACAAGGCTTTTGATAAAGCGATATTCAAACCAGTTTATGGCGGTGCATATACGGAATGGCTAACTGCTCAGCATATTGACCCAGAGCATGCTCTCGTTGCCCTGCAAAAGTCACCCATCACTGTGCAAGAGTATATTGAAGGCACAAATGTACGTACATTTGTGGTTGATGGCAGAGTTGCTTCAGTTGCAATTGACAGCAACAGTGTTGATTTTAGAGAAGATGATCTTGCAAGTATGCGATTGGTCAATACGCCCTTAAGTATAAAGAACCAAGCGATCGCCGTAACGAAAGCGTTGCAACTTAACTGGACCGCGATTGACTGGAGACGAACGGCGACTGGTGAGTACTATTTCCTTGAAGCTAATCCCTCTCCGATGTTTCTCGGTGTAGAAGAACGCACTGAAGTGCCAATCACAAAATGGCTGATAGATGCGATGACAGAAAGAAAAAAGAAATAA
- the glmU gene encoding bifunctional UDP-N-acetylglucosamine diphosphorylase/glucosamine-1-phosphate N-acetyltransferase GlmU: MPLNTIILAAGKGTRMRSKLPKVLHPIAGKPMVQHVIDNAVSLGAQSTNLVFGHGAQQLKTALAHNEVNWVHQAEQLGTGHAVAVAKEHIGDDDKVLILYGDVPLTKLSTLQRLLDVTPDNGLAVLTVDLANPTGYGRMLRENGKLVGIVEQKDASAEQLAITEINTGIMAANGGLLKKWLGQLSNNNAQGEYYLTDIVAMAHSEGIEITSAQPDDEMEVEGANNRVQLAALERAYQAWQAEALMINGASLADPARIDVRGQVTTGQDVLIDVNVVFEGNVEIGDDVVIGPNCVLKNCKIGNGVVIKANTLIEDALVADKCTLGPFARLRPGAIMEEDSHIGNFVEMKKSRLGKGSKANHLTYLGDAEIGEKVNIGAGTITCNYDGVNKSKTIIGDNAFIGSNSSLVAPVEIGSTATIGAGSVITSSVKDEQLAVARGKQRNLDGWQRPIKKS, from the coding sequence ATGCCATTAAATACAATTATTCTGGCTGCGGGTAAAGGCACCCGCATGCGCTCAAAACTGCCAAAAGTACTTCACCCTATTGCGGGAAAGCCGATGGTTCAGCATGTTATCGATAATGCGGTGTCTCTTGGAGCGCAATCGACCAATTTAGTATTCGGACATGGTGCGCAGCAATTAAAAACTGCTTTGGCACATAATGAAGTAAATTGGGTGCATCAAGCTGAGCAGTTGGGTACTGGTCATGCTGTCGCGGTAGCAAAGGAGCATATCGGTGATGACGATAAAGTACTGATCCTCTATGGTGATGTGCCACTCACAAAGCTGAGCACGCTACAGCGTTTGCTGGATGTGACGCCAGATAATGGCCTTGCTGTACTCACTGTTGATTTAGCAAATCCAACGGGCTACGGCCGTATGTTACGTGAAAACGGCAAATTAGTTGGTATTGTCGAACAAAAAGACGCGTCTGCTGAGCAACTTGCCATTACCGAGATCAATACAGGCATAATGGCGGCAAATGGTGGGCTACTTAAGAAATGGCTTGGACAGTTATCTAATAATAATGCACAAGGTGAATACTATCTCACTGACATCGTTGCGATGGCGCACAGTGAAGGGATAGAGATTACTTCTGCACAGCCTGATGACGAAATGGAAGTTGAAGGTGCGAACAACCGTGTGCAGCTTGCTGCTTTAGAGCGTGCTTATCAGGCTTGGCAAGCAGAAGCTTTGATGATTAACGGTGCAAGTCTAGCGGATCCTGCTCGTATTGATGTGCGTGGACAGGTAACCACAGGCCAAGACGTTTTAATTGACGTAAATGTGGTGTTTGAAGGTAACGTAGAGATCGGTGACGATGTCGTTATTGGTCCAAACTGCGTACTTAAAAACTGTAAAATCGGCAATGGCGTAGTTATTAAAGCCAATACCCTTATCGAAGATGCGTTGGTCGCAGATAAGTGCACTTTAGGTCCATTTGCTCGCTTGCGTCCTGGCGCGATAATGGAAGAAGATTCTCATATCGGTAATTTCGTAGAGATGAAAAAGTCTCGTTTGGGTAAAGGTTCAAAAGCTAATCACTTGACCTACCTTGGAGATGCTGAAATTGGGGAAAAAGTGAATATTGGTGCTGGGACCATCACTTGTAACTACGATGGCGTGAATAAGTCAAAAACCATTATTGGTGATAATGCTTTTATCGGCTCAAATTCATCCCTAGTTGCACCGGTTGAAATTGGCAGTACGGCCACGATTGGGGCAGGTTCAGTGATTACCTCAAGTGTTAAAGATGAGCAGCTGGCAGTCGCGCGAGGAAAACAGCGTAACTTGGATGGCTGGCAGCGTCCAATTAAAAAATCATAA
- a CDS encoding insulinase family protein: MFNNRLSLVALALISLNATAQKNTTITQLTSAVPSDIAQSQFIKSVQDDRSYDELVLENGLRVVVVSDPSISEAAVSLTVGVGQYHDPESYQGLAHFLEHMIFQGSKAYPKPNALKDFISKHGGQYNAATELQMTSYFFSLPQDKFDTALTMLSDAIVNPLFDKENIDNEINAVDQEWQRLRQQDSFVINRTAAATVNPEHPIRKFGAGNKASLKSKSNKNDLYAAMANFYKQYYSANLMTVTLVGGESTGELKSLAKKHFAKIKNLQVEPPIISTPVFTEATLGQEIKLQTKVATDLLLLQFPLSSNFANWQFKPNAYIQMLLASQEPGSLAATLTEQGLIEMMLPMLIPNSYGLEGTALVQFMLTEKGKMHQEKIVAAFFDYVELIKETGITEGYAAELKQMLSGQFESYQKPPALHLAMQFSRMMQTVPARDILHFDTYFKGFNSAAIRESLSNLTIEKARIWHISDDEKTGTSLQYAQGSYHVAPLSDSAKKSYADSGLNFKLHSPSVEEKVATQLVKQSNELPSQVVASKGISAWLKNSEHFTQRQGVLGISIESAVLNQDVKNHTMLNLLNVMMIRELQRLGTRAQQRHQINLMAMQNAQGNLAITLSGKTGKQDYYAEQLFKAITGMEISESRLEAAKKLYLESLENLDKLPLAYQSELHFGRQVKTEAMLWTTEQVIAQLKQVNTKELASFHNKLVSNTYIDIFAFGGYDQADVQSLAYKVRETFGPTSQTQKPQITTKYAPQKGYMTNDKQRSSLDNVYYRESYIYAEKSAPTYAALMVLNQFFNSSIFNTLRTEKQMAYAVGSKAFKVHDYPAFSLFIESANTSLPKIKSEFDNFIMSFYQGLEKMDEKEFEVVKDGLLVSLKKQPENVFIESQRYFEDWLSGRLDFSSRDELIHHLKRVNKSQIIQAYQQLLIDYQGEVQLLQIKGPNSNSEYFEFEE, encoded by the coding sequence ATGTTTAACAACAGACTGTCTTTAGTCGCTTTGGCACTAATTTCTCTTAATGCTACAGCACAAAAAAATACTACGATAACGCAACTGACTTCTGCTGTACCATCTGATATTGCACAGTCTCAATTTATCAAAAGTGTGCAAGATGACAGAAGTTATGATGAGCTCGTATTGGAAAATGGCCTACGAGTTGTGGTTGTCTCAGACCCCAGTATTTCAGAAGCTGCTGTAAGTCTGACGGTTGGTGTTGGCCAATATCATGACCCTGAATCTTATCAAGGGCTGGCGCACTTTCTGGAACATATGATCTTTCAGGGATCTAAGGCTTACCCTAAGCCAAATGCATTGAAGGATTTTATTAGCAAGCATGGCGGACAATATAATGCCGCCACTGAATTGCAAATGACGAGTTACTTTTTTAGTTTACCGCAAGATAAATTTGATACTGCATTGACGATGCTTAGTGATGCAATCGTTAATCCTCTTTTTGATAAAGAAAATATTGATAATGAAATCAATGCAGTAGATCAAGAGTGGCAACGATTGAGGCAACAAGATAGCTTCGTGATTAACCGTACGGCCGCTGCAACCGTTAATCCAGAGCATCCAATTAGAAAGTTCGGTGCAGGCAATAAAGCTTCGTTAAAGAGTAAATCAAATAAGAATGACCTCTATGCCGCGATGGCTAACTTTTACAAGCAGTATTACTCTGCAAACTTAATGACAGTGACGCTAGTGGGAGGGGAGTCGACTGGCGAATTAAAATCGTTAGCAAAAAAGCACTTTGCAAAAATAAAAAACTTACAGGTTGAACCCCCAATTATTTCAACACCGGTATTTACAGAAGCTACACTAGGCCAAGAAATCAAGCTCCAAACCAAAGTTGCTACCGATCTATTACTATTACAGTTTCCATTGTCTTCAAACTTTGCTAATTGGCAATTTAAGCCAAATGCGTACATTCAAATGTTATTGGCTTCTCAAGAACCGGGGTCCTTGGCTGCTACGCTGACTGAGCAAGGGTTAATTGAAATGATGCTACCTATGTTGATACCCAATAGCTACGGCCTTGAGGGTACTGCGCTGGTACAATTTATGTTGACTGAAAAAGGCAAGATGCATCAGGAAAAAATAGTCGCAGCATTTTTTGATTACGTTGAACTCATTAAGGAAACTGGGATAACTGAAGGATACGCCGCTGAGCTAAAACAAATGCTTAGTGGTCAATTTGAGAGCTACCAAAAGCCTCCCGCGCTTCATTTGGCAATGCAGTTTAGTCGTATGATGCAAACTGTACCTGCTCGCGATATCCTTCATTTTGATACTTATTTTAAAGGTTTTAATTCAGCAGCCATTCGCGAAAGTTTATCCAATCTCACCATAGAGAAAGCCAGAATATGGCACATTAGCGACGATGAAAAAACGGGCACTTCTTTGCAATATGCACAAGGTAGCTACCATGTTGCTCCTTTGTCCGATTCGGCGAAAAAAAGTTATGCAGATTCAGGGTTGAACTTTAAGTTGCATTCGCCTTCTGTAGAAGAAAAGGTTGCTACACAGCTTGTTAAGCAAAGCAACGAGCTACCTAGCCAAGTTGTTGCATCAAAGGGTATTAGTGCTTGGTTGAAAAATAGTGAACATTTTACACAGCGTCAGGGCGTTTTAGGTATATCCATTGAAAGTGCAGTACTTAATCAAGATGTGAAAAATCACACGATGCTGAACTTGTTAAATGTGATGATGATAAGAGAGCTACAAAGGTTGGGGACACGTGCTCAACAAAGGCATCAGATAAATCTGATGGCGATGCAGAATGCGCAAGGAAATTTAGCGATCACTCTTTCAGGAAAAACAGGAAAGCAAGATTATTATGCAGAGCAGCTTTTTAAAGCAATTACCGGCATGGAAATTTCGGAATCTAGACTTGAAGCTGCGAAAAAGTTGTATTTAGAATCTTTAGAAAATCTAGATAAATTGCCGCTTGCGTATCAGTCGGAACTGCATTTTGGTCGACAAGTTAAGACTGAAGCGATGTTGTGGACAACAGAGCAGGTTATCGCACAACTTAAGCAAGTTAATACCAAGGAATTAGCTAGTTTTCACAATAAGTTAGTAAGTAACACTTACATCGATATATTTGCATTTGGTGGTTATGACCAAGCTGATGTGCAAAGTCTTGCGTATAAAGTAAGAGAAACTTTTGGTCCAACGTCCCAGACCCAAAAGCCACAGATTACAACCAAATATGCTCCTCAAAAAGGTTATATGACGAATGATAAACAGCGCTCTTCACTGGATAACGTTTATTATAGAGAGAGTTATATTTACGCCGAAAAATCCGCGCCCACGTATGCGGCGCTTATGGTGTTGAACCAGTTTTTTAATAGCTCAATATTCAATACTTTGAGAACTGAAAAGCAAATGGCTTATGCGGTAGGGAGTAAAGCGTTTAAGGTACATGATTATCCAGCTTTCAGTTTATTTATTGAAAGTGCAAATACCTCGTTACCAAAGATTAAGTCCGAGTTTGATAATTTCATTATGTCATTTTATCAAGGACTTGAAAAAATGGATGAGAAGGAGTTTGAGGTTGTTAAAGATGGATTGCTTGTCAGTTTAAAAAAGCAGCCTGAAAATGTATTTATTGAATCTCAGCGTTACTTCGAAGACTGGTTGAGTGGTAGGCTCGATTTTAGTTCTCGAGATGAGCTGATACATCATCTGAAGCGTGTGAATAAGTCACAAATTATTCAAGCCTATCAGCAATTATTAATTGACTATCAGGGTGAAGTGCAATTGCTTCAAATTAAAGGCCCGAATTCTAATAGTGAATACTTTGAATTTGAAGAATAA
- a CDS encoding HlyD family secretion protein, whose translation MENLFRREVLEHKQHRLEGTISLIQPPVFKTLGLLILTVVILSIVFLSSGSYTRKERVSGVIEPSGGLLRVAAMQQGVVSEVLVKEGEQVAAGQPLLRIASAKHSTEATELNQALLNQYRFQQKNLLQQIGQLRGQYQIDIEELQQQEATAKEKLKELESQATTFQERLLLNQDLVSQIATLKGTGYISELELQRQKDTLLSLKQQASSIRSERIALESQLKNIKSQLAKLPIEHQNRISQLQSQQADLLIQISSIEQERLGEVRATQSGVVTGLLAKLGKNVSMGQHLLTLIPEHSDMQAIVYIPTSAFGFIKEGQETKLRYHAFPYEKFGIYKGKIVELSNSVILPEETNMPGIIQEPAYRVVVALDEQAVKAYGKDTALRAGMTLDADIVVEERSLLRWLFDPVFSIKGQL comes from the coding sequence ATGGAAAATTTATTTCGCCGTGAGGTGTTAGAGCATAAACAGCACCGCTTAGAGGGCACAATTAGCTTAATCCAACCGCCCGTATTTAAGACTCTGGGATTACTCATTTTAACGGTTGTGATTTTAAGCATCGTGTTTCTATCAAGTGGTAGCTATACCAGAAAGGAAAGAGTATCTGGCGTTATTGAGCCCAGTGGTGGGCTGTTGCGTGTTGCTGCAATGCAACAAGGTGTGGTGTCTGAAGTGTTGGTCAAAGAGGGCGAACAAGTCGCTGCTGGGCAACCTTTGCTGCGAATTGCATCTGCAAAACATAGCACCGAAGCCACTGAGTTGAATCAAGCATTACTGAATCAATATCGCTTTCAGCAAAAGAATTTACTACAGCAGATAGGGCAGCTGCGAGGTCAGTACCAGATTGATATAGAAGAGCTACAGCAACAAGAAGCAACCGCAAAAGAAAAGCTAAAAGAACTTGAGAGCCAAGCAACCACGTTCCAAGAGCGGCTACTTCTTAATCAAGACTTAGTATCGCAAATTGCGACGCTAAAAGGCACTGGTTACATTTCTGAACTAGAATTGCAGCGCCAAAAAGACACCTTGCTTTCATTAAAGCAGCAAGCTTCTTCAATCCGTTCAGAGCGTATAGCGCTTGAATCGCAGCTTAAAAACATCAAGAGTCAATTGGCGAAACTGCCGATTGAGCATCAAAACCGAATTTCTCAGCTGCAATCACAGCAAGCGGACTTATTGATCCAGATATCATCCATTGAACAGGAACGACTTGGGGAAGTCCGCGCGACGCAGTCAGGAGTGGTGACAGGATTGCTCGCTAAGCTTGGCAAAAATGTCTCCATGGGTCAGCATTTACTGACCCTGATCCCTGAACATAGTGATATGCAAGCAATTGTTTATATCCCAACTTCGGCTTTTGGTTTTATCAAAGAGGGACAGGAAACTAAACTGCGCTATCACGCATTTCCCTACGAAAAGTTTGGCATTTACAAAGGAAAGATTGTAGAGCTCAGCAATAGTGTGATCTTGCCTGAGGAAACCAACATGCCAGGTATCATCCAAGAGCCTGCGTACCGCGTCGTAGTTGCGCTGGATGAACAAGCGGTAAAAGCATATGGTAAAGATACGGCCTTGCGTGCAGGTATGACGCTGGATGCGGATATAGTGGTAGAAGAGCGCTCTTTATTGCGTTGGTTGTTCGACCCAGTATTTAGCATTAAAGGCCAATTATAA